In a genomic window of Sutcliffiella sp. FSL R7-0096:
- the ruvX gene encoding Holliday junction resolvase RuvX — protein sequence MRILGLDVGSKTVGVAISDEMGWTAQGLETIKIDEAIKNLGFKRLKQIIAEYKPEKVVIGLPKNMNGSIGPRGEASKHYGEKLTSKTGLPVIYWDERLSTVAAERILLSADVSRKKRKQVIDKMAAVVILQGYLDSQQ from the coding sequence ATGCGCATTTTGGGCTTAGACGTCGGTTCCAAAACGGTGGGTGTGGCCATCAGCGATGAAATGGGATGGACTGCACAAGGTTTGGAAACGATAAAAATTGATGAAGCAATTAAAAATTTGGGCTTTAAGCGATTGAAGCAAATTATCGCAGAATATAAGCCTGAAAAAGTGGTAATAGGGCTACCCAAAAACATGAACGGCTCCATCGGACCCAGGGGGGAAGCCAGCAAGCACTATGGCGAGAAGCTGACCTCCAAAACCGGGCTGCCTGTCATCTATTGGGATGAACGTCTTTCTACTGTAGCAGCAGAAAGAATTCTCCTCTCTGCTGACGTAAGTAGAAAAAAAAGAAAGCAAGTAATTGACAAAATGGCTGCAGTGGTTATTTTACAAGGATATTTAGACAGCCAACAATAA
- a CDS encoding IreB family regulatory phosphoprotein — MSSFDKTMKFNFPEDALEANVDDVLITVYEALQEKGYNPINQIVGYLLSGDPAYIPRHKDARTLIRKIERDELIEELVKSYLEQHRKE, encoded by the coding sequence ATGAGCTCCTTTGACAAAACAATGAAATTTAACTTTCCGGAAGATGCATTGGAAGCTAATGTTGATGACGTATTAATAACGGTTTATGAGGCGTTGCAGGAAAAAGGGTACAATCCGATTAATCAAATCGTAGGTTACTTATTATCCGGGGATCCTGCTTATATCCCTCGTCATAAAGACGCGAGAACGCTTATTCGGAAAATTGAAAGGGACGAGCTTATTGAAGAATTGGTGAAGTCCTACTTAGAACAGCACCGCAAGGAGTAG
- the alaS gene encoding alanine--tRNA ligase — translation MKHLTSAQVRQMFLDFFKEKGHAVEPSASLVPHEDPSLLWINSGVATLKKYFDGRVIPANPRICNAQKSIRTNDIENVGKTARHHTFFEMLGNFSIGEYFKKEAIDWAWEFLTSEKWIGFDQEKLSVTIHPEDEEAYQYWNEVIGVPAERIIRLEGNFWDIGEGPSGPNTEIFYDRGESYGNDQNDPELYPGGENERYLEIWNLVFSEFNHNPDHTYTPLPKKNIDTGMGLERMVSVIQDVPTNFDTDLFIPIIQATEKISGEKYRTNEEKDTAFKVIADHIRTVTFAVGDGALPSNEGRGYVLRRLLRRAVRYAKQLGINRPFMYELVPVVAEIMVDFYPEVKEKQDFIQRVVKTEEERFHETLNDGLAILSTVIAKAKEEGRTVVSGADAFRLYDTYGFPVELTEEYVEEQGMSLDHEGFEKEMEGQRDRARSARQDSSSMQVQSGVLGEVRSESSFIGYDQLSAETTLSVIVKNGELADSAETGDEVQVILSETPFYAESGGQIADHGYIVTESGRGFVKDVQKAPNGQNLHTIVVEEGVLKREQTVKAEVHAKNRAQIIKNHTATHILHQALKDVLGTHVNQAGSQVTADRLRFDFSHFGQVTQEEMEQIEAIVNEKIWASMNVVIENKSITEAKAMGAMALFGEKYGDIVRVVQVGEYSLELCGGCHVPNTSEIGLFKIVSESGIGAGTRRMEAVTGEGAYRLLNDQVQLLKEAAAKLKTKPQEVGARINVLLSDMKELQRENQSLASKLGNIEASNLSSKAKEVNGVKMLVSKVAGTDMNNLRTMVDDLKNKLGSGIIVLASVQDGKVNISAGVTKDLIEKGYHAGKVVKEVATRCGGGGGGRPDMAQAGGKNPEQVDSALQSVEDWIKSV, via the coding sequence ATGAAACATCTAACATCCGCTCAAGTACGACAAATGTTCCTAGATTTCTTCAAAGAAAAAGGACATGCGGTTGAACCTAGCGCATCACTTGTCCCACACGAAGATCCTTCCCTTTTATGGATCAACAGTGGAGTGGCTACATTAAAAAAATACTTTGATGGACGTGTCATTCCGGCAAATCCCCGAATTTGTAATGCACAAAAATCCATCCGCACGAATGATATAGAAAACGTCGGGAAAACTGCCCGTCATCATACTTTCTTTGAAATGCTTGGTAACTTCTCCATCGGAGAGTACTTCAAGAAAGAAGCAATCGACTGGGCGTGGGAGTTCCTTACAAGTGAAAAATGGATCGGCTTTGACCAGGAAAAACTCTCTGTCACCATCCATCCTGAAGATGAGGAAGCATATCAGTATTGGAATGAAGTGATTGGTGTTCCTGCAGAAAGAATTATCCGACTCGAGGGTAACTTCTGGGACATCGGTGAAGGTCCAAGTGGACCAAATACGGAAATATTCTATGACCGTGGTGAAAGCTATGGGAACGATCAAAATGATCCGGAACTATATCCAGGAGGAGAGAACGAACGCTATCTCGAAATTTGGAACCTTGTATTCTCAGAGTTCAACCACAATCCAGATCATACCTACACACCGCTTCCAAAGAAGAATATTGATACAGGTATGGGCCTTGAGCGTATGGTATCTGTTATCCAAGATGTACCGACAAACTTTGATACAGACCTTTTCATTCCAATCATACAAGCGACTGAAAAAATATCTGGTGAAAAGTATAGAACAAACGAGGAAAAAGATACGGCATTTAAAGTAATTGCTGACCATATCCGCACGGTGACATTTGCAGTTGGTGACGGTGCCCTACCTTCTAATGAAGGACGTGGCTATGTTCTTCGTCGCCTTTTAAGAAGAGCTGTTCGTTACGCAAAACAACTTGGCATCAACCGTCCATTTATGTATGAGCTTGTGCCAGTAGTAGCGGAAATCATGGTGGATTTCTACCCAGAAGTAAAAGAAAAACAGGATTTCATCCAGCGTGTAGTAAAAACAGAAGAAGAGCGATTCCATGAAACACTAAATGATGGTTTGGCAATCCTTTCGACCGTCATAGCAAAAGCGAAAGAGGAAGGCAGAACAGTCGTTTCCGGTGCAGACGCATTCCGCCTTTATGATACGTACGGTTTCCCGGTGGAATTAACAGAAGAGTATGTGGAAGAACAGGGCATGTCCCTTGATCACGAAGGGTTTGAAAAAGAGATGGAAGGCCAGCGGGATCGTGCTCGTTCCGCTCGTCAAGATTCCAGCTCCATGCAGGTCCAATCCGGAGTTTTAGGGGAGGTCCGTTCCGAAAGCAGCTTTATTGGGTATGACCAACTATCCGCAGAGACAACACTCTCCGTCATTGTCAAAAATGGGGAGCTTGCAGATTCAGCTGAAACCGGCGATGAGGTACAAGTCATTTTGTCAGAAACACCTTTCTACGCCGAGAGTGGTGGGCAGATTGCTGATCACGGATATATCGTTACCGAATCCGGAAGAGGATTTGTGAAGGATGTTCAAAAAGCTCCTAACGGCCAAAATTTACATACCATCGTTGTAGAGGAAGGTGTGCTGAAAAGAGAGCAAACGGTAAAAGCAGAAGTTCATGCAAAGAACCGTGCTCAAATCATCAAAAATCACACTGCTACGCACATTCTGCACCAAGCTTTGAAAGATGTGCTTGGCACACATGTAAACCAAGCTGGTTCCCAGGTTACTGCAGACCGTCTTCGTTTTGACTTCTCACACTTTGGTCAGGTAACACAGGAAGAGATGGAGCAAATAGAAGCAATCGTCAACGAAAAGATCTGGGCTAGCATGAATGTTGTCATTGAAAACAAGTCCATAACAGAAGCGAAAGCGATGGGGGCAATGGCATTATTCGGTGAAAAGTATGGGGATATCGTGCGCGTCGTTCAAGTTGGCGAATATAGCCTAGAGCTTTGCGGAGGATGTCATGTACCGAATACTTCTGAAATTGGTCTATTCAAAATCGTGTCTGAGTCTGGAATTGGTGCAGGAACACGTCGTATGGAGGCCGTTACAGGTGAAGGTGCGTACCGTCTGTTGAATGATCAGGTTCAATTGCTGAAAGAGGCTGCTGCAAAATTGAAAACAAAACCTCAAGAGGTGGGAGCAAGGATCAATGTTCTTCTTTCCGACATGAAGGAATTACAACGTGAAAACCAGTCCTTGGCTTCTAAGCTAGGAAACATCGAAGCATCCAACCTTTCTTCTAAAGCAAAAGAAGTCAATGGAGTAAAGATGCTAGTGAGCAAAGTGGCGGGTACGGACATGAATAACCTACGAACCATGGTGGATGATTTAAAAAATAAATTAGGTTCTGGTATCATAGTACTTGCAAGTGTACAAGATGGAAAAGTAAACATATCTGCAGGTGTAACAAAAGATCTTATTGAAAAAGGATACCATGCCGGTAAGGTTGTTAAAGAGGTGGCTACACGTTGCGGTGGCGGCGGTGGTGGTCGTCCCGATATGGCACAAGCAGGCGGAAAAAACCCGGAACAAGTCGATTCTGCATTACAATCTGTTGAAGATTGGATAAAATCCGTTTAA
- a CDS encoding AI-2E family transporter: MENQKKWLLRLGTLLLVMIILYVFMKLSPLWEPVLRILIIISIPFLISIFITYLLHPVVEYTHNRGMPRPIAILLIYLLFFGGIGLIGYKGIPVIIDQLWELSDNFPRLAQTYSGWIKQIHSSTSSWPDGIHERVDQTFGEFEAMLSNLLTRVVAGMKGILNSIFILIVIPFIVFYLLKDYDQVKKLVWYLTPRKWREPGLAFLKDVDISLGSYIRGQLTVCLIIGFLATVALWLSGMKYALVLGVIIGITNIIPYFGPIIGAFPAVIIAATMSVKMVILVIIVIFGLQFIEGNILSPLIVGKSLHIHPVFIILALLIGGEVAGVIGLILAVPVFAVLKVTLTHLTAHFIKH; encoded by the coding sequence TTGGAAAATCAGAAGAAATGGCTGTTACGCCTAGGTACACTTCTACTCGTTATGATCATTTTGTATGTCTTCATGAAGCTGAGTCCATTATGGGAACCGGTTCTAAGGATTTTAATAATCATAAGCATCCCGTTTTTAATCAGTATTTTCATTACATACCTGTTGCACCCGGTTGTAGAATACACGCACAATAGAGGCATGCCAAGGCCTATAGCCATTCTTCTGATCTATCTATTGTTTTTTGGTGGAATCGGTCTCATAGGGTACAAAGGCATACCCGTCATCATTGACCAACTGTGGGAGCTTTCCGACAATTTTCCACGACTTGCTCAAACATATAGTGGTTGGATCAAACAAATTCATAGCTCCACCTCTAGTTGGCCTGACGGAATCCATGAAAGGGTAGATCAGACTTTTGGTGAATTCGAAGCGATGCTGTCTAATCTTTTAACAAGGGTAGTAGCAGGAATGAAAGGAATATTAAATTCCATCTTCATTCTGATTGTCATCCCATTTATAGTATTTTATCTGTTGAAGGATTACGATCAGGTCAAGAAACTTGTCTGGTATCTTACACCTAGAAAATGGCGGGAGCCGGGGCTCGCCTTTTTAAAAGATGTGGACATCTCTTTAGGTAGCTATATAAGAGGACAGCTTACTGTTTGCCTGATTATTGGCTTTTTAGCAACGGTAGCCCTCTGGTTAAGTGGTATGAAGTATGCTTTAGTTCTTGGCGTTATTATCGGAATCACCAATATCATCCCTTATTTTGGCCCGATAATAGGGGCTTTCCCGGCTGTGATTATCGCCGCGACTATGTCAGTGAAAATGGTGATTCTCGTCATTATCGTCATATTTGGACTTCAATTTATAGAGGGCAACATTTTATCTCCTCTCATCGTAGGAAAAAGCTTGCATATCCATCCTGTATTCATCATTTTGGCCCTCTTGATAGGAGGAGAGGTGGCGGGAGTGATTGGATTGATATTAGCAGTACCGGTATTTGCTGTGTTAAAGGTCACTTTGACCCATCTTACTGCTCATTTCATCAAACATTGA
- a CDS encoding aspartate aminotransferase family protein: protein MERVYRVTKVNQTQEHDLLAQDDRYVWHSMKPYSPTSTMVVKEAKGAWVTDIDGIRYLDGMSGLWCVNVGYGRTELAEAAYEQLKELAYFPLTQSHVPAIKLAEKLNEWLGEEYVIFFSNSGSEANETAFKIARQYHAQRGDANRYKIVSRYRSYHGNTMGSLAATGQAQRKYKYEPLAPGFVHIPPPDTYRIEDAQTEDPMKMRCVRDVDQVMTWELSETIAAMIMEPIITGGGILTPPDNYMGAVAEICKKHGALLIVDEVICGFGRTGKPFGFMNYGVKPDIITMAKGITSAYLPLSATAVKKEIYEQFKGAEEYDYLRHVNTFGGSPASCALALKNLEIMENEKLIERSAEKGAVLLSELRSRLSANPYVGDVRGKGLLVGLELVKNKDTKEPIEIDKINGVIAACKKKGLIVGKNGATVAGYNNVLTLSPPLSISDEDLQFIIETVADSISDLK from the coding sequence ATGGAAAGGGTGTATCGGGTGACGAAAGTGAATCAGACGCAAGAACATGATTTATTGGCTCAGGATGACCGGTATGTATGGCATTCCATGAAACCTTACAGTCCAACTTCCACGATGGTGGTAAAAGAGGCGAAAGGTGCGTGGGTAACAGATATTGACGGAATCCGTTATTTGGACGGCATGTCCGGTCTTTGGTGTGTGAATGTCGGTTACGGAAGAACGGAACTTGCAGAAGCGGCATATGAACAACTGAAAGAACTGGCTTATTTCCCTTTAACACAAAGTCATGTCCCTGCAATCAAGCTTGCCGAAAAACTAAACGAGTGGCTGGGAGAAGAATATGTCATCTTTTTCTCCAACAGTGGTTCAGAAGCAAATGAAACAGCCTTTAAGATAGCAAGGCAGTATCATGCCCAGCGTGGCGATGCCAACCGCTACAAAATCGTTTCCAGATACCGTTCTTATCACGGAAATACAATGGGGTCCCTAGCCGCCACTGGACAGGCGCAACGTAAATACAAATATGAGCCCCTAGCACCAGGTTTTGTACACATACCACCACCGGACACCTATAGGATAGAAGATGCCCAAACGGAAGATCCAATGAAGATGCGTTGCGTGAGAGATGTTGATCAGGTCATGACATGGGAGCTCAGTGAAACCATTGCAGCCATGATCATGGAACCTATCATAACAGGGGGAGGGATACTGACCCCACCTGACAATTACATGGGGGCAGTCGCTGAGATTTGCAAGAAACATGGTGCCCTCCTAATTGTGGATGAAGTAATATGCGGGTTTGGAAGAACAGGCAAGCCATTTGGATTTATGAATTATGGTGTAAAACCTGACATTATCACGATGGCGAAAGGAATCACCAGCGCGTATCTGCCTCTGTCTGCAACAGCGGTCAAAAAGGAAATCTATGAGCAATTTAAAGGGGCGGAGGAATACGATTACCTGCGACATGTTAACACTTTCGGCGGAAGCCCCGCCTCTTGTGCACTGGCATTGAAAAACTTGGAAATCATGGAGAACGAAAAGCTGATAGAGCGTTCTGCTGAAAAAGGAGCCGTACTTTTAAGTGAACTTCGATCACGATTATCAGCTAATCCATATGTCGGTGATGTGCGTGGCAAAGGGCTGCTTGTCGGATTGGAACTCGTTAAGAATAAAGATACAAAAGAGCCGATCGAAATCGATAAGATTAATGGAGTAATTGCTGCTTGTAAAAAGAAAGGATTGATTGTGGGGAAAAACGGGGCTACAGTTGCTGGATATAATAATGTGCTTACACTTTCTCCTCCTCTGTCGATCAGTGATGAAGACCTTCAGTTCATCATTGAGACGGTGGCGGATTCTATTTCGGATCTAAAGTAA